A single window of Hippocampus zosterae strain Florida chromosome 15, ASM2543408v3, whole genome shotgun sequence DNA harbors:
- the ctnnd2b gene encoding catenin delta-2b isoform X4, producing MPVPDVSSDTASAAAMLSPVLNASNGDGSESESTSAILASVKEQELQFERLTRELEAERQIVASQLERCKLGSEAGSMTSISSAEEKFRWNNQDGQKDIEEELTTGLELVDSCIRSLQESGILDSQDTSTGDRQGLLSHSALQLNNQDAYAAAGYHSNQALALGEVVTSRGGHVGGAVHSYNQVTSGRAAAQLMGTDSPSQSHRDSFAQQAMGSAFHMPSEGGPTPAGPSVYYSCATLPAQRVSSPLQAVGSPTKLQRLGTASSDMPSYATLQRVASPKQSPSRLAKSYSTSSPINMVPPGAGGPSSPHSMAAPSGGNHTSSPIHQRSSVVGSYATLSPTKRMLHHIGGETYKISHELYANATLKRPGSLAGSRGSYSSQHSHLGSELRPLQSPEHHIDPIYEDRVYTKPNLRGQAVNQLYQEVLNYLLCPYTLAPPSPGVDPIPLQRTGSQSTASTYQRGGFATGGGPDYSNPYRTLQFCPSTESPYSKSGPALPPEAALGRSPSVDSIQKDPREFGWRDPELPEVIQMLQHQFPSVQSNAAAYLQHLCFGDNKIKCEIRRQGGIQLLVDLLDHRMTDVHRSACGALRNLVYGKANDDNKIALKNCGGIPALVRLLRKTTDVEIRELLTGVLWNLSSCDALKMPIIHDALAVLTNAVIIPHSGWDTSPHTQEDRKLHLHSSQVLRNATGCLRNVSSAGEEARRRMRECEGLTDALLYVIQTALGSSEIDSKTVENCVCILRNLSYRLAAETSHNQQGGSEELDGLLCDTGGKDAESSGCWGKKKKKKKGHDQWDGVGPFPDLAEPPKGIQMLWHPSIVKPYLTLLSECSNPDTLEGAAGALQNLAAGSWKWSVYIRAAVRKEKGLPILVELLRIDNDRVVCAIATALRNMALDIRNKELIGKYAMRDLVHRLPGGSTNNNGSSGGGCVGGGANSCALLGKTMSDDTITAICCALHEVITKNMENTKALRDAGGIEKLIGVARSKGDKIPRHSPKVMKAASQVLNSMWQYRDLRSLYKKDGYSQYHFIGSSSTIERDRQRPYSSSRTPSISPVRTSPNHRSASAPASPRDMMALKERKKDYELTGNATYRGNKGEHTSRKDAAMGPLSSGSSTLHRGAYVSPTDELKYNQVSSQGLPSEPYPPFQNPPPNDSGSYEDQAFYENQVHAGGRPPQGELNMHLQGLKSTGNYVDFYSASRPYSELNYETSHYPASPDSWV from the exons ttcAGCAGAGGAGAAATTTCGCTGGAACAACCAAG ATGGACAGAAGGACATCGAGGAGGAGCTGACAACAGGCCTGGAGTTGGTGGACTCGTGTATCCGCTCGCTCCAGGAATCGGGCATCTTGGATTCGCAGGACACCTCGACGGGAGATC GACAAGGACTTCTCTCTCATAGCGCTCTGCAGCTCAACAACCAGGATGCCTATGCAGCTGCCGGTTACCATAGTAACCAAGCATTGGCTCTCGGCGAAGTGGTCACGAGTCGCGGCGGACATGTTGGCGGGGCCGTTCACAGCTACAACCAG GTGACGTCCGGCCGAGCGGCCGCCCAATTAATGGGGACGGACTCGCCCTCCCAGTCCCACAGAGATTCATTTGCCCAACAGGCCATGGGAAGCGCCTTCCATATGCCCAGCGAGGGCGGACCTACCCCTGCTGGACCATCCGTGTATTACTCCTGCGCCACCTTGCCGGCACAG CGCGTCAGCTCCCCTCTGCAGGCGGTGGGCTCTCCGACCAAGCTGCAGCGTCTCGGGACGGCGTCCTCCGACATGCCCAGCTATGCCACGCTGCAGCGGGTGGCGTCGCCCAAACAGTCCCCAAGTCGTCTCGCCAAGTCCTACAG CACCTCATCACCCATCAACATGGTGCCACCTGGTGCCGGCGGGCCCTCCTCCCCACATTCCATGGCGGCCCCATCGGGAGGAAACCACACGTCATCGCCCATCCACCAACGGAGCTCGGTCGTGGGCAGCTACGCCACCTTGTCGCCCACCAAGCGCATGCTGCATCACATCGGAGGAGAAACCTACAAGATTTCCCATGAGCTGTATGCCAACGCAACCCTGAAAAGACCCGGCAGCCTGGCAG GCTCCCGAGGATCTTACAGCAGCCAGCACAGTCACCTGGGCTCGGAATTGCGACCGCTGCAGTCTCCAGAGCATCACATCGATCCCATCTACGAAGATAGAGTCTACACCAAACCCAACCTCAGAGGACAAG CGGTCAACCAACTGTACCAAGAGGTCCTCAACTATCTGCTCTGTCCCTACACTTTAGCCCCACCTTCCCCCGGTGTCGATCCAATCCCCTTGCAGCGAACCGGAAGTCAGAGCACCGCTTCCACTTACCAAAGAGGCGGCTTTGCGACGGGAGGCGGGCCTGACTACAGCAACCCGTACCGCACGTTGCAGTTCTGCCCGTCCACCGAGTCGCCTTACAGCAAGTCGGGCCCGGCTCTCCCTCCCGAAGCGGCCCTGGGTCGCTCTCCGTCTGTGGACAGCATCCAGAAGGACCCGAG GGAATTTGGTTGGAGGGATCCGGAGCTGCCAGAAGTGATCCAAATGTTACAACATCAGTTCCCATCGGTTCAGTCGAACGCTGCCGCCTACCTCCAGCATCTCTGCTTCGGAGACAACAAGATCAAGTGTGAG ATCCGGCGACAGGGTGGCATCCAGCTTCTGGTGGACTTGCTGGACCATCGTATGACCGACGTGCACCGCAGCGCCTGCGGAGCTCTTCGGAATCTGGTCTACGGGAAGGCTAATGACGACAACAAGATTGCACTCAAAAACTGTGGAGGAATCCCGGCTTTGGTCCGACTGCTCCGGAAAACCACAGATGTCGAGATCCGTGAACTACTCACag GTGTCTTGTGGAACCTGTCGTCATGCGACGCCTTGAAGATGCCTATCATCCACGACGCCCTGGCCGTCCTGACCAATGCTGTGATCATCCCCCACTCGGGCTGGGACACCTCGCCCCACACGCAAGAAGACCGCAAATTACATCTGCACTCCTCCCAGGTCCTCCGCAATGCCACCGGCTGCCTCCG CAATGTGAGTTCTGCAGGTGAGGAGGCCCGCAGGAGGATGAGAGAGTGCGAGGGTCTGACAGATGCTTTACTGTACGtcatccagactgccctggggAGCAGTGAGATTGATAGCAAG ACTGTGGAGAACTGCGTGTGCATCCTGAGGAATTTGTCATACCGTCTGGCCGCAGAGACATCTCACAACCAACAAGGGGGCTCTGAGGAGCTGGATGGCCTCTTATGTGACACTGGTGGGAAGGACGCGGAAAGTTCAGGATGCTGgggcaaaaagaagaagaaaaagaaggggcATGACCAG TGGGATGGTGTCGGTCCATTTCCAGACTTGGCGGAGCCCCCGAAAGGCATTCAGATGTTGTGGCATCCCAGTATCGTCAAGCCCTACCTTACCCTGCTGTCTGAATGCTCCAACCCGGACACCCTGGAGGGAGCAGCCGGTGCGCTGCAAAACCTTGCTGCTGGGAGCTGGAAG TGGTCGGTCTATATCCGGGCCGCAGTGCGTAAAGAGAAGGGCCTTCCAATCCTTGTGGAGTTACTGAGGATCGACAATGACCGAGTGGTGTGTGCCATTGCCACTGCCTTGAGGAACATGGCTCTGGACATCAGAAATAAGGAGCTTATTG GTAAATATGCCATGAGGGACCTGGTGCACCGGTTACCCGGTGGCAGTACCAACAACAACGGCAGTAGTGGCGGAGGATGCGTCGGTGGCGGTGCCAACAGTTGCGCTCTGCTGGGGAAGACCATGTCGGACGACACGATCACAGCTATCTGCTGCGCTCTGCATGAGGTCATCACCAAAAACATGGAGAACACCAAGGCCCTGAGGGATGCCGGCGGCATAGAGAAGCTCATTGGTGTCGCCCGAAGCAAAGGAGACAA AATTCCCAGACATAGTCCCAAAGTGATGAAAGCGGCATCTCAAGTGCTGAACAGCATGTGGCAATACCGAGACCTGCGCAGCCTTTACAAAAAG GACGGCTATTCGCAATACCACTTTATCGGCTCTTCTTCCACAATAGAAAGGGACAGGCAGCGGCCTTATTCTTCTTCTCGCACGCCGTCCATCTCACCCGTGCGGACCTCACCAAACCATCGATCGG CAAGTGCGCCAGCGTCACCGAGGGATATGATGGCGTTGAAGGAGAGGAAGAAAGACTACGAGCTGACCGGCAATGCAACGTACCGCGGGAACAAGGGTGAACACACGTCCCGCAAGGATGCCGCCATGG GTCCGCTCTCCAGTGGTTCTTCAACTCTACACCGAGGAGCTTATGTGTCACCCACCGATGAGCTCAAGTATAACCAG GTCTCATCTCAAGGATTGCCTTCAGAGCCCTACCCGCCTTTCCAAAATCCTCCCCCGAATGATAGCGGCAGCTATGAGGACCAGGCCTTCTACGAGAACCAGGTTCATGCGGGGGGGCGCCCCCCGCAAGGTGAACTCAACATGCACTTGCAGGGCCTAAAGTCCACCGGAAACTATGTCGACTTCTATTCGGCCTCTCGGCCCTACAGCGAGCTCAACTACGAGACCAGCCACTATCCGGCCTCTCCGGACTCCTGGGTCTGA
- the ctnnd2b gene encoding catenin delta-2b isoform X5: MPVPDVSSDTASAAAMLSPVLNASNGDGSESESTSAILASVKEQELQFERLTRELEAERQIVASQLERCKLGSEAGSMTSISSAEEKFRWNNQDGQKDIEEELTTGLELVDSCIRSLQESGILDSQDTSTGDRQGLLSHSALQLNNQDAYAAAGYHSNQALALGEVVTSRGGHVGGAVHSYNQVTSGRAAAQLMGTDSPSQSHRDSFAQQAMGSAFHMPSEGGPTPAGPSVYYSCATLPAQRVSSPLQAVGSPTKLQRLGTASSDMPSYATLQRVASPKQSPSRLAKSYSTSSPINMVPPGAGGPSSPHSMAAPSGGNHTSSPIHQRSSVVGSYATLSPTKRMLHHIGGETYKISHELYANATLKRPGSLAGSRGSYSSQHSHLGSELRPLQSPEHHIDPIYEDRVYTKPNLRGQAVNQLYQEVLNYLLCPYTLAPPSPGVDPIPLQRTGSQSTASTYQRGGFATGGGPDYSNPYRTLQFCPSTESPYSKSGPALPPEAALGRSPSVDSIQKDPREFGWRDPELPEVIQMLQHQFPSVQSNAAAYLQHLCFGDNKIKCEIRRQGGIQLLVDLLDHRMTDVHRSACGALRNLVYGKANDDNKIALKNCGGIPALVRLLRKTTDVEIRELLTGVLWNLSSCDALKMPIIHDALAVLTNAVIIPHSGWDTSPHTQEDRKLHLHSSQVLRNATGCLRNVSSAGEEARRRMRECEGLTDALLYVIQTALGSSEIDSKTVENCVCILRNLSYRLAAETSHNQQGGSEELDGLLCDTGGKDAESSGCWGKKKKKKKGHDQWDGVGPFPDLAEPPKGIQMLWHPSIVKPYLTLLSECSNPDTLEGAAGALQNLAAGSWKWSVYIRAAVRKEKGLPILVELLRIDNDRVVCAIATALRNMALDIRNKELIGKYAMRDLVHRLPGGSTNNNGSSGGGCVGGGANSCALLGKTMSDDTITAICCALHEVITKNMENTKALRDAGGIEKLIGVARSKGDKHSPKVMKAASQVLNSMWQYRDLRSLYKKDGYSQYHFIGSSSTIERDRQRPYSSSRTPSISPVRTSPNHRSASAPASPRDMMALKERKKDYELTGNATYRGNKGEHTSRKDAAMGPLSSGSSTLHRGAYVSPTDELKYNQVSSQGLPSEPYPPFQNPPPNDSGSYEDQAFYENQVHAGGRPPQGELNMHLQGLKSTGNYVDFYSASRPYSELNYETSHYPASPDSWV; encoded by the exons ttcAGCAGAGGAGAAATTTCGCTGGAACAACCAAG ATGGACAGAAGGACATCGAGGAGGAGCTGACAACAGGCCTGGAGTTGGTGGACTCGTGTATCCGCTCGCTCCAGGAATCGGGCATCTTGGATTCGCAGGACACCTCGACGGGAGATC GACAAGGACTTCTCTCTCATAGCGCTCTGCAGCTCAACAACCAGGATGCCTATGCAGCTGCCGGTTACCATAGTAACCAAGCATTGGCTCTCGGCGAAGTGGTCACGAGTCGCGGCGGACATGTTGGCGGGGCCGTTCACAGCTACAACCAG GTGACGTCCGGCCGAGCGGCCGCCCAATTAATGGGGACGGACTCGCCCTCCCAGTCCCACAGAGATTCATTTGCCCAACAGGCCATGGGAAGCGCCTTCCATATGCCCAGCGAGGGCGGACCTACCCCTGCTGGACCATCCGTGTATTACTCCTGCGCCACCTTGCCGGCACAG CGCGTCAGCTCCCCTCTGCAGGCGGTGGGCTCTCCGACCAAGCTGCAGCGTCTCGGGACGGCGTCCTCCGACATGCCCAGCTATGCCACGCTGCAGCGGGTGGCGTCGCCCAAACAGTCCCCAAGTCGTCTCGCCAAGTCCTACAG CACCTCATCACCCATCAACATGGTGCCACCTGGTGCCGGCGGGCCCTCCTCCCCACATTCCATGGCGGCCCCATCGGGAGGAAACCACACGTCATCGCCCATCCACCAACGGAGCTCGGTCGTGGGCAGCTACGCCACCTTGTCGCCCACCAAGCGCATGCTGCATCACATCGGAGGAGAAACCTACAAGATTTCCCATGAGCTGTATGCCAACGCAACCCTGAAAAGACCCGGCAGCCTGGCAG GCTCCCGAGGATCTTACAGCAGCCAGCACAGTCACCTGGGCTCGGAATTGCGACCGCTGCAGTCTCCAGAGCATCACATCGATCCCATCTACGAAGATAGAGTCTACACCAAACCCAACCTCAGAGGACAAG CGGTCAACCAACTGTACCAAGAGGTCCTCAACTATCTGCTCTGTCCCTACACTTTAGCCCCACCTTCCCCCGGTGTCGATCCAATCCCCTTGCAGCGAACCGGAAGTCAGAGCACCGCTTCCACTTACCAAAGAGGCGGCTTTGCGACGGGAGGCGGGCCTGACTACAGCAACCCGTACCGCACGTTGCAGTTCTGCCCGTCCACCGAGTCGCCTTACAGCAAGTCGGGCCCGGCTCTCCCTCCCGAAGCGGCCCTGGGTCGCTCTCCGTCTGTGGACAGCATCCAGAAGGACCCGAG GGAATTTGGTTGGAGGGATCCGGAGCTGCCAGAAGTGATCCAAATGTTACAACATCAGTTCCCATCGGTTCAGTCGAACGCTGCCGCCTACCTCCAGCATCTCTGCTTCGGAGACAACAAGATCAAGTGTGAG ATCCGGCGACAGGGTGGCATCCAGCTTCTGGTGGACTTGCTGGACCATCGTATGACCGACGTGCACCGCAGCGCCTGCGGAGCTCTTCGGAATCTGGTCTACGGGAAGGCTAATGACGACAACAAGATTGCACTCAAAAACTGTGGAGGAATCCCGGCTTTGGTCCGACTGCTCCGGAAAACCACAGATGTCGAGATCCGTGAACTACTCACag GTGTCTTGTGGAACCTGTCGTCATGCGACGCCTTGAAGATGCCTATCATCCACGACGCCCTGGCCGTCCTGACCAATGCTGTGATCATCCCCCACTCGGGCTGGGACACCTCGCCCCACACGCAAGAAGACCGCAAATTACATCTGCACTCCTCCCAGGTCCTCCGCAATGCCACCGGCTGCCTCCG CAATGTGAGTTCTGCAGGTGAGGAGGCCCGCAGGAGGATGAGAGAGTGCGAGGGTCTGACAGATGCTTTACTGTACGtcatccagactgccctggggAGCAGTGAGATTGATAGCAAG ACTGTGGAGAACTGCGTGTGCATCCTGAGGAATTTGTCATACCGTCTGGCCGCAGAGACATCTCACAACCAACAAGGGGGCTCTGAGGAGCTGGATGGCCTCTTATGTGACACTGGTGGGAAGGACGCGGAAAGTTCAGGATGCTGgggcaaaaagaagaagaaaaagaaggggcATGACCAG TGGGATGGTGTCGGTCCATTTCCAGACTTGGCGGAGCCCCCGAAAGGCATTCAGATGTTGTGGCATCCCAGTATCGTCAAGCCCTACCTTACCCTGCTGTCTGAATGCTCCAACCCGGACACCCTGGAGGGAGCAGCCGGTGCGCTGCAAAACCTTGCTGCTGGGAGCTGGAAG TGGTCGGTCTATATCCGGGCCGCAGTGCGTAAAGAGAAGGGCCTTCCAATCCTTGTGGAGTTACTGAGGATCGACAATGACCGAGTGGTGTGTGCCATTGCCACTGCCTTGAGGAACATGGCTCTGGACATCAGAAATAAGGAGCTTATTG GTAAATATGCCATGAGGGACCTGGTGCACCGGTTACCCGGTGGCAGTACCAACAACAACGGCAGTAGTGGCGGAGGATGCGTCGGTGGCGGTGCCAACAGTTGCGCTCTGCTGGGGAAGACCATGTCGGACGACACGATCACAGCTATCTGCTGCGCTCTGCATGAGGTCATCACCAAAAACATGGAGAACACCAAGGCCCTGAGGGATGCCGGCGGCATAGAGAAGCTCATTGGTGTCGCCCGAAGCAAAGGAGACAA ACATAGTCCCAAAGTGATGAAAGCGGCATCTCAAGTGCTGAACAGCATGTGGCAATACCGAGACCTGCGCAGCCTTTACAAAAAG GACGGCTATTCGCAATACCACTTTATCGGCTCTTCTTCCACAATAGAAAGGGACAGGCAGCGGCCTTATTCTTCTTCTCGCACGCCGTCCATCTCACCCGTGCGGACCTCACCAAACCATCGATCGG CAAGTGCGCCAGCGTCACCGAGGGATATGATGGCGTTGAAGGAGAGGAAGAAAGACTACGAGCTGACCGGCAATGCAACGTACCGCGGGAACAAGGGTGAACACACGTCCCGCAAGGATGCCGCCATGG GTCCGCTCTCCAGTGGTTCTTCAACTCTACACCGAGGAGCTTATGTGTCACCCACCGATGAGCTCAAGTATAACCAG GTCTCATCTCAAGGATTGCCTTCAGAGCCCTACCCGCCTTTCCAAAATCCTCCCCCGAATGATAGCGGCAGCTATGAGGACCAGGCCTTCTACGAGAACCAGGTTCATGCGGGGGGGCGCCCCCCGCAAGGTGAACTCAACATGCACTTGCAGGGCCTAAAGTCCACCGGAAACTATGTCGACTTCTATTCGGCCTCTCGGCCCTACAGCGAGCTCAACTACGAGACCAGCCACTATCCGGCCTCTCCGGACTCCTGGGTCTGA
- the ctnnd2b gene encoding catenin delta-2b isoform X3 — protein MPVPDVSSDTASAAAMLSPVLNASNGDGSESESTSAILASVKEQELQFERLTRELEAERQIVASQLERCKLGSEAGSMTSISSAEEKFRWNNQDGQKDIEEELTTGLELVDSCIRSLQESGILDSQDTSTGDRQGLLSHSALQLNNQDAYAAAGYHSNQALALGEVVTSRGGHVGGAVHSYNQVTSGRAAAQLMGTDSPSQSHRDSFAQQAMGSAFHMPSEGGPTPAGPSVYYSCATLPAQRVSSPLQAVGSPTKLQRLGTASSDMPSYATLQRVASPKQSPSRLAKSYSTSSPINMVPPGAGGPSSPHSMAAPSGGNHTSSPIHQRSSVVGSYATLSPTKRMLHHIGGETYKISHELYANATLKRPGSLAGSRGSYSSQHSHLGSELRPLQSPEHHIDPIYEDRVYTKPNLRGQAPPSPGVDPIPLQRTGSQSTASTYQRGGFATGGGPDYSNPYRTLQFCPSTESPYSKSGPALPPEAALGRSPSVDSIQKDPRYDPEFLVWNQNQAEQRMTKEFGWRDPELPEVIQMLQHQFPSVQSNAAAYLQHLCFGDNKIKCEIRRQGGIQLLVDLLDHRMTDVHRSACGALRNLVYGKANDDNKIALKNCGGIPALVRLLRKTTDVEIRELLTGVLWNLSSCDALKMPIIHDALAVLTNAVIIPHSGWDTSPHTQEDRKLHLHSSQVLRNATGCLRNVSSAGEEARRRMRECEGLTDALLYVIQTALGSSEIDSKTVENCVCILRNLSYRLAAETSHNQQGGSEELDGLLCDTGGKDAESSGCWGKKKKKKKGHDQWDGVGPFPDLAEPPKGIQMLWHPSIVKPYLTLLSECSNPDTLEGAAGALQNLAAGSWKWSVYIRAAVRKEKGLPILVELLRIDNDRVVCAIATALRNMALDIRNKELIGKYAMRDLVHRLPGGSTNNNGSSGGGCVGGGANSCALLGKTMSDDTITAICCALHEVITKNMENTKALRDAGGIEKLIGVARSKGDKIPRHSPKVMKAASQVLNSMWQYRDLRSLYKKDGYSQYHFIGSSSTIERDRQRPYSSSRTPSISPVRTSPNHRSASAPASPRDMMALKERKKDYELTGNATYRGNKGEHTSRKDAAMGPLSSGSSTLHRGAYVSPTDELKYNQVSSQGLPSEPYPPFQNPPPNDSGSYEDQAFYENQVHAGGRPPQGELNMHLQGLKSTGNYVDFYSASRPYSELNYETSHYPASPDSWV, from the exons ttcAGCAGAGGAGAAATTTCGCTGGAACAACCAAG ATGGACAGAAGGACATCGAGGAGGAGCTGACAACAGGCCTGGAGTTGGTGGACTCGTGTATCCGCTCGCTCCAGGAATCGGGCATCTTGGATTCGCAGGACACCTCGACGGGAGATC GACAAGGACTTCTCTCTCATAGCGCTCTGCAGCTCAACAACCAGGATGCCTATGCAGCTGCCGGTTACCATAGTAACCAAGCATTGGCTCTCGGCGAAGTGGTCACGAGTCGCGGCGGACATGTTGGCGGGGCCGTTCACAGCTACAACCAG GTGACGTCCGGCCGAGCGGCCGCCCAATTAATGGGGACGGACTCGCCCTCCCAGTCCCACAGAGATTCATTTGCCCAACAGGCCATGGGAAGCGCCTTCCATATGCCCAGCGAGGGCGGACCTACCCCTGCTGGACCATCCGTGTATTACTCCTGCGCCACCTTGCCGGCACAG CGCGTCAGCTCCCCTCTGCAGGCGGTGGGCTCTCCGACCAAGCTGCAGCGTCTCGGGACGGCGTCCTCCGACATGCCCAGCTATGCCACGCTGCAGCGGGTGGCGTCGCCCAAACAGTCCCCAAGTCGTCTCGCCAAGTCCTACAG CACCTCATCACCCATCAACATGGTGCCACCTGGTGCCGGCGGGCCCTCCTCCCCACATTCCATGGCGGCCCCATCGGGAGGAAACCACACGTCATCGCCCATCCACCAACGGAGCTCGGTCGTGGGCAGCTACGCCACCTTGTCGCCCACCAAGCGCATGCTGCATCACATCGGAGGAGAAACCTACAAGATTTCCCATGAGCTGTATGCCAACGCAACCCTGAAAAGACCCGGCAGCCTGGCAG GCTCCCGAGGATCTTACAGCAGCCAGCACAGTCACCTGGGCTCGGAATTGCGACCGCTGCAGTCTCCAGAGCATCACATCGATCCCATCTACGAAGATAGAGTCTACACCAAACCCAACCTCAGAGGACAAG CCCCACCTTCCCCCGGTGTCGATCCAATCCCCTTGCAGCGAACCGGAAGTCAGAGCACCGCTTCCACTTACCAAAGAGGCGGCTTTGCGACGGGAGGCGGGCCTGACTACAGCAACCCGTACCGCACGTTGCAGTTCTGCCCGTCCACCGAGTCGCCTTACAGCAAGTCGGGCCCGGCTCTCCCTCCCGAAGCGGCCCTGGGTCGCTCTCCGTCTGTGGACAGCATCCAGAAGGACCCGAG GTACGACCCCGAATTCCTTGTGTGGAATCAAAATCAAGCCGAGCAAAGAATGACAAA GGAATTTGGTTGGAGGGATCCGGAGCTGCCAGAAGTGATCCAAATGTTACAACATCAGTTCCCATCGGTTCAGTCGAACGCTGCCGCCTACCTCCAGCATCTCTGCTTCGGAGACAACAAGATCAAGTGTGAG ATCCGGCGACAGGGTGGCATCCAGCTTCTGGTGGACTTGCTGGACCATCGTATGACCGACGTGCACCGCAGCGCCTGCGGAGCTCTTCGGAATCTGGTCTACGGGAAGGCTAATGACGACAACAAGATTGCACTCAAAAACTGTGGAGGAATCCCGGCTTTGGTCCGACTGCTCCGGAAAACCACAGATGTCGAGATCCGTGAACTACTCACag GTGTCTTGTGGAACCTGTCGTCATGCGACGCCTTGAAGATGCCTATCATCCACGACGCCCTGGCCGTCCTGACCAATGCTGTGATCATCCCCCACTCGGGCTGGGACACCTCGCCCCACACGCAAGAAGACCGCAAATTACATCTGCACTCCTCCCAGGTCCTCCGCAATGCCACCGGCTGCCTCCG CAATGTGAGTTCTGCAGGTGAGGAGGCCCGCAGGAGGATGAGAGAGTGCGAGGGTCTGACAGATGCTTTACTGTACGtcatccagactgccctggggAGCAGTGAGATTGATAGCAAG ACTGTGGAGAACTGCGTGTGCATCCTGAGGAATTTGTCATACCGTCTGGCCGCAGAGACATCTCACAACCAACAAGGGGGCTCTGAGGAGCTGGATGGCCTCTTATGTGACACTGGTGGGAAGGACGCGGAAAGTTCAGGATGCTGgggcaaaaagaagaagaaaaagaaggggcATGACCAG TGGGATGGTGTCGGTCCATTTCCAGACTTGGCGGAGCCCCCGAAAGGCATTCAGATGTTGTGGCATCCCAGTATCGTCAAGCCCTACCTTACCCTGCTGTCTGAATGCTCCAACCCGGACACCCTGGAGGGAGCAGCCGGTGCGCTGCAAAACCTTGCTGCTGGGAGCTGGAAG TGGTCGGTCTATATCCGGGCCGCAGTGCGTAAAGAGAAGGGCCTTCCAATCCTTGTGGAGTTACTGAGGATCGACAATGACCGAGTGGTGTGTGCCATTGCCACTGCCTTGAGGAACATGGCTCTGGACATCAGAAATAAGGAGCTTATTG GTAAATATGCCATGAGGGACCTGGTGCACCGGTTACCCGGTGGCAGTACCAACAACAACGGCAGTAGTGGCGGAGGATGCGTCGGTGGCGGTGCCAACAGTTGCGCTCTGCTGGGGAAGACCATGTCGGACGACACGATCACAGCTATCTGCTGCGCTCTGCATGAGGTCATCACCAAAAACATGGAGAACACCAAGGCCCTGAGGGATGCCGGCGGCATAGAGAAGCTCATTGGTGTCGCCCGAAGCAAAGGAGACAA AATTCCCAGACATAGTCCCAAAGTGATGAAAGCGGCATCTCAAGTGCTGAACAGCATGTGGCAATACCGAGACCTGCGCAGCCTTTACAAAAAG GACGGCTATTCGCAATACCACTTTATCGGCTCTTCTTCCACAATAGAAAGGGACAGGCAGCGGCCTTATTCTTCTTCTCGCACGCCGTCCATCTCACCCGTGCGGACCTCACCAAACCATCGATCGG CAAGTGCGCCAGCGTCACCGAGGGATATGATGGCGTTGAAGGAGAGGAAGAAAGACTACGAGCTGACCGGCAATGCAACGTACCGCGGGAACAAGGGTGAACACACGTCCCGCAAGGATGCCGCCATGG GTCCGCTCTCCAGTGGTTCTTCAACTCTACACCGAGGAGCTTATGTGTCACCCACCGATGAGCTCAAGTATAACCAG GTCTCATCTCAAGGATTGCCTTCAGAGCCCTACCCGCCTTTCCAAAATCCTCCCCCGAATGATAGCGGCAGCTATGAGGACCAGGCCTTCTACGAGAACCAGGTTCATGCGGGGGGGCGCCCCCCGCAAGGTGAACTCAACATGCACTTGCAGGGCCTAAAGTCCACCGGAAACTATGTCGACTTCTATTCGGCCTCTCGGCCCTACAGCGAGCTCAACTACGAGACCAGCCACTATCCGGCCTCTCCGGACTCCTGGGTCTGA